A stretch of Lathyrus oleraceus cultivar Zhongwan6 chromosome 6, CAAS_Psat_ZW6_1.0, whole genome shotgun sequence DNA encodes these proteins:
- the LOC127098112 gene encoding dirigent protein 24: MLLLLISAINISSSTRTLVNPTPNHYHGHHKITFLMPHMLNDTHPNNSSEKPTTKVTNPKPLEFSPPNEVIPIPQSTQTQTLDLSTIGFSFPTRAAFQELEFGSVTPIDEELLVEGGDGDELKKLGKARGVYVASEEDGSSHMVAMTVSFVKGEFEDGLRLFGVHKNDVFESHVAVIGGTGKYYGANGYAVVKVVDKVGSSKVEGKVISSKFLLFDVYFS; encoded by the coding sequence ATGTTACTTCTGTTAATCAGTGCCATTAACATATCTTCCTCAACTAGAACTCTTGTTAATCCAACTCCTAATCACTATCATGGCCATCATAAAATAACATTTTTAATGCCACATATGCTAAATGATACACACCCTAATAATAGTTCAGAGAAACCTACCACTAAGGTCACAAATCCAAAACCTCtagaattttcacctccaaatgAAGTGATACCTATTCCACAATCAACTCAAACACAAACACTTGATCTTTCTACCATTGGTTTCTCTTTTCCTACAAGAGCAGCATTTCAAGAGCTGGAATTCGGATCGGTAACACCGATCGACGAGGAGCTACTAGTTGAAGGTGGCGATGgagatgaactaaagaaacttGGAAAAGCACGAGGGGTGTATGTAGCTAGTGAAGAAGATGGAAGTAGTCATATGGTGGCTATGACAGTGAGTTTTGTGAAAGGTGAGTTCGAAGATGGATTGAGACTTTTTGGAGTTCATAAGAATGATGTTTTCGAGTCACATGTTGCTGTTATTGGAGGAACTGGAAAATACTATGGTGCTAATGGTTATGCTGTTGTTAAGGTTGTTGATAAAGTAGGGTCTAGTAAAGTAGAAGGAAAAGTTATAAGTTCTAAATTCCTTCTGTTTGATGTGTATTTTAGTTAG